The Fusarium poae strain DAOMC 252244 chromosome 2, whole genome shotgun sequence nucleotide sequence TTGGCTGTTTGGTCCAAGTCTTGTAACGCCGCGCCCAGTGCTTGAGATTGTGTGTCCTCGCTACTACTGTCAGTAATTCTCAGCCTACCAACCTGGCGGTCAAGATCTTCAACGGTAGCCATCTTTTGCTAAGGTAGCTGTCAAAGTTTCGCATTGTTGAACAAAGAAGAACGATGTTCAGTTTGCATTTTCTGGTGCGGGGGTTTACTATCATGTCACCTGTTTTCAACCGTCGCATGCAGGACTGCACCAACCAAGAAGTCGCTTTCAAGCCATCTATAACACTTTATCAATAATACAGGGGGGCTCTATTGGTTTGATTGGTTGCCTCAAAATCGTAAAGAGAACACTCATGAGTACGTATACCTCATTCATTACCTTGTCGTCTATCCattctagtgggtagcagaaagaatgacctcctaagtcttaggttatggaaataaatagtctaaagagcataaggtggcctactaatttcgtctcttatgcttccagcggccaatctTTCCGATACCCCGAGGCCAGTGCAGCCCTCTTCCGACCCTGCTGAACCCGAGGTACGTCCATCGCTAACAAACTCATCTTTTTTATTCCCCGACTTGGACGTCTCTGTCAAAGTCGATAATCTCCCCGAATCATCGATTTCCATATCATCACCTCCAACCAATGTAGTGCCATCAGTACGCATAGAATTTCCTCCCGTCTTCGTAATCGGAATAGTCTTCAACCCTCTTTGAACAAACATGCCATCGCCACCGTTGGAACTAGTGGGCAGCACTTTCCACGATCTTACTCGAGCTGCTATGGCGCGAAAGACTGGTTGCATGTGTGGCATACAGGCGACGAGGATGCCCACGCCACACTCGATATTTGACCAAACGATAAATCCTTGAGAGTCGGCTATATTTGTGTAAGAATGTGTTTCTTGTTCATAGACTTGTACTTGCCTGTTGAGTTCAATGATTTACTGAAACCGATTAAATATGGGATTCGAACACAGCTGGCCGCTATGAGGCTATATTGTTGTCAGTAAACCAGCCGATACAGTTCAGTAAAAACTTACAATATTCCAACACTAAAGATAAGCATAACCCCAGctttcttctttggcttCAAACCCAAGTGATATAATTGGGTAAGAGGAAGAACAAACATCCAGACATCGAGGGCAATATTAATAGCAGCATGCGAGAATATGATTGCC carries:
- a CDS encoding hypothetical protein (SECRETED:SignalP(1-23)~TransMembrane:5 (n6-17c23/24o62-80i101-127o139-160i181-204o224-245i)) codes for the protein MKGFKLLQSFIISRFIFSSAVLASEPTTATKLEDAPECAISCFAQLGFVKMQRTQSWGADDITIIAAAVFTVVQCIMMGLMTFKGLGRNIWLFNDKTITTFYVYLLVVQYAYVLSLCLVKLSILFFFLRTFPDQRFRTFVKWTIGFNILTTIIFSICGALQRQPIYLLWEGWKDFPPKGTTLNIPAIIFSHAAINIALDVWMFVLPLTQLYHLGLKPKKKAGVMLIFSVGIFLIAASCVRIPYLIGFTDSQGFIVWSNIECGVGILVACMPHMQPVFRAIAARVRSWKVLPTSSNGGDGMFVQRGLKTIPITKTGGNSMRTDGTTLVGGDDMEIDDSGRLSTLTETSKSGNKKDEFVSDGRTSGSAGSEEGCTGLGVSERLAAGSIRDEISRPPYAL